GCCCGCTTCATTGAGCTCGCCGGCCGCCGGGGCATCGTGACCCTCGGCGACCTTCTCGACGCGGTCAGAAGGGGCCGACCACTTCAGTAGGCAGCGCACGGCCCGTCCCAAGAACCCGGAAATTGGCAGTTTCAAGGGCTTTCTCCCCCAGGTGGGGAGGAATTTCGCCCGCCTGAATCCTTTTCGCCCCGACGTGAATCTTGAATATCAAGAGTTTGCGCGGTGCCGGGCCCCCGGGGGGGCGGGCACAGGGTTTGCAATCTGTTCTCCCCAACGCGGGAGCGGGTTAGCAACCCGGCGCCCTAGGAGGATAGAGCGATGGAAGAGATCAGAAAGAAGCTCGAACACGAGCTGTCGCATACGGTGCACCGCATCCGCCAGATGGGCGGCGCGGTGGTCATGGAGGAGTTTGCGGGGGCGCTTGGCGACAACTCGCCCTTCGCCGACGAAGTCGATCTGATCCAGGTGAACGAGAACCGCGAGATGAGCTTCGCCACGCGCAGCATGCTGGTGGAACGCGCGAACAAGCTGGCCGAGGCCCTCGAGCGCCTGCGCGGGGGTGAGTACGGGATCTGCCAGGAGTGCGAGGAGACCATCGCGCCCGCCCGGCTCCGGGCCATGCCGGAGGTCACCACCTGCGTGCGCTGCCAGGACCGCCTGGAGCGGATGAAGCGGCTTCAGCCGGTCGGCGCGTCCAAGGGCAACGAGGCCGAAGAGGAGTAGCTCGGCCCGAACGACTCCCGCATCAGCCGGCCCGACCAGAGCGCGCGAGGCAGGCGCGGAGCAGGTCGGGCCGGCCGGTGATGATGCCGTCCACGGTCCACCCGACGAGCCGCTCCATGAGGGCCGGCTCGTTCACTGTCCAGACATGGCAGGCGCGGCCCGCCGTCCGAATGGCCGCCGCGTCGTCCTCGCCCAGGATCGCCACCGAGGCGCAGACCGCGTCCAGTCCCGGGGTCAGGTCCGCCGCGCGATCGAGCGGCCGGTGACCGACCCGCAGGCCCAGCCGGACTTCTCGTGACAGGGCGCGCATGATCCCCAGCGCCGCCCGATCGAAGCACTGCACGAGGGCGGCGTCGAGGACGTCGTACACCTCCAGGAGCCCGACCACGCGCTCCTCGATGCCCGGATAGAGGGCGGAGCCGCCGCGCAGCTCGATCCAGAAGCGCGTCCGGCCGCGGAACCGCTCGAGCACCTCCTGGAGCGTCTGCAGGCGCTGGCCCGCGAACGTGGCGCCGAACCATCCTCCGGCGTCGAGCCGCTTGAGCTCGCGAACGGTATGCGCGCGCACCGGACCGGCGCCGCTGGTGCTGCGCTCGAGCGTGAAGTCATGGATCACCACGGGCTGGTCGTCCGCCGAGAGGTGCACGCTGATCGCGAGGGCGTCGGCGCCCAGCACGAGCGCCCGCTCCAGGGCGGCGATCGTGTGTTCCGGCGCTTCCGCGGACGCGCCGCGGTCGGCGATGACGAGGGGCGGGGGAGGGAGCGGCATTGGCGGCCTCAGGGCCTCCGTGGCACTATCGTGGCGTGCACACGCCCCTTCTCGACGTATTCCGCCCGGCGGTGTGGCTCAGCGCGCGGCTTTACTTCCGCATCCGCTTCGAAGGTGTCGCCAACATTCCCAAGCACGGCCCGCTCCTCATCACACCCAATCACGTGACGTTCGCCGATCCGCCGCTCGTGAGCATTCCCATCCGGCGGCCCGTCCACTACATGGCCTGGGACCGGCTCTTCGAGATCCGCGGCCTTGCCTGGCTCATCCGCCGGCTCCGCGCCTTCCCCGTCGACATCGAGTCGTCCGATCCCAAGGCCACGCGGGCGGCGGTGCGGCTGCTGGATGCGGGGCAGGTGGTGATGATCTTCCCCGAGGCGGGCCGCAGTCTCGACGGCCGGCTCCAGCGATTCAAGCTCGGCGCCTTCCGCCTGGCCTGCGCGCGAGGTGTGCCGGTGCTGCCCGTCACCATCCTCGGCGGGCACGAGTCCTGGCCGCCGGGCCGCGCCCTGCCGCGTCCCGGCCGGCTCACCATCGTCTACCATCCTGTCGCCGCGCCGCCTGCAAACGGCGGCGACTTGCGCCACGCGGCGCGACAACTCGCCGACCGCGTGCGCGAGGCGGTCGCCTCGCGGCTCCCGTCGAGCCTGATCCCGCCCGCTGCCGCCGACGGACGGGGCTGAGCGGGCGTGAGCGGCGGTGCCACCCGGCGCTGGCACTACCGTCGGGTCGTCGTGATGGAGCGCATGCTGACGGGCGACCTGCCGCTGCCGCCGGCCCGGCTCCCGGTGCGCGTGGCGCCTCTTGCGACCGACGAGCTCTCGAGCTTGGCGCTTCTGCGCCCCGAGCTCACGAACGACACATTTCGCCAGCGCCTTGCTCGGGGGCATCGATGCTTCGCCGCCTGGCACGAGGGCCGCATCGTGCACGCCGGCTGGGCCGCCCCGCGCGCGGCCTGGATCGAGTTCCTGGACTACGCCCTTCCGTTGGCCGAGGGGGAGGTGTATCAGTACGATTCCTACACGGCGCCGGCGGCGCGCGGGATGGGCGTGGCCGCGCTCCGGGTGGCCTGGATGGCCCGCCACTACCAAGGGGAAGGGGCGAAGCGCCTCATCGCGGTCGTCTGGCCGGGAAGCCCTGGCGCGTTCCGGCCGCTCGAGAAGGCCGGGTACCGGCGGCGGGGCAGCATCCACGTCCTGCGCCTGGGTCCCTGGCGCCGAGTCCTTCACACCCGCAGCCGCTCGCGCCAGTAGCCCGTCGCGGTCGCGAGCTGCGTCAGGGCGAGCAAGGCGGTGAGGGTGAGGCGGCGACTTCCCCGGGCGCGCGTGAGCGGAAACGTGATCAGGTTCGTGTAGAAGGTTGCCGGCTTGCCCGCGCCCCGGCTGCCAACCCGCCGGCGATGGAAGCGCTGCGCGCCGCGGCCGTAGTTGACGTGCTGTCGCCAGAAGGTCCGCAGCGTGAGGTGATGCGCGTGGCGCACGACCGCGCGCGCCGCATAGACCAGGCGTCCGCCCGATCGGACCCAGCGGTAGCAGAGCTCACGGTCCTCGCCGGCGGCGAGGGGGAAGCTCGTGTCGAAGCCCCCGCGCGCGCGGAAGAGCGCTGCCGGGGCGGCGAGATTGTTGGAGGCGAAGAAGCCCTCGTCGCTGTCGCGGCCGGCCTGCCACTCGTAGAGATAGTCGATCAGGAGCTGGGTGGCGGAGGAGTACGGGTTGTCCGCGAGCGCGTTCACCGTGTACCCCCCGATGAGCTGGTCCGCGCCCGCCGCTGCGTGCTCGGCGAGCCCGCGCAGCCAGTCCGCGTCGGGCGCGCAGTCGTCGTCGGTGAAGGCGAGGTACTCGCCGCGCGCCCGCGCCGCACCGGCATTGCGCGCGACGGCGGGTCCCGCGTGCGGCTGGGCGTGCAGCGTCACATCGAGCCCCGCCGGCCTCCCGTCGAGGCTCGCGCCGCCGCCGTCGTCCACCACGATGACCTCGAAGCGATCGCGCGGATAGTCGAGCGCCGCCAGCGCGCGGAGGCACGCCGCGAGGCGGTGGGGCCGCCGATACGTCGGCACGATCACGGAGAAGGCGGGGGCTGCGGTCACGGCTTCACCGCGCGCGCGGCCACGAAGGCGCCGGTCACGTAGCGGGTCGGCGCCGCCTCGAGGCGCTCGACCGCGGTGAGCAGAGCGCCGATGGCCGCGGGCAAGCGCGGGCCGCCGACGCGCGCGGCCAGCCGCATCGCCGCGGACGAGTGGTTCTCCAGCCCGTGCAGGATCGCCGTGGTGTCGGTGACGCGAAAGCCGACCCGCGTCAGGGTCGCCACCA
This window of the Candidatus Methylomirabilota bacterium genome carries:
- a CDS encoding TraR/DksA family transcriptional regulator — encoded protein: MEEIRKKLEHELSHTVHRIRQMGGAVVMEEFAGALGDNSPFADEVDLIQVNENREMSFATRSMLVERANKLAEALERLRGGEYGICQECEETIAPARLRAMPEVTTCVRCQDRLERMKRLQPVGASKGNEAEEE
- a CDS encoding glycerophosphodiester phosphodiesterase family protein, producing MPLPPPPLVIADRGASAEAPEHTIAALERALVLGADALAISVHLSADDQPVVIHDFTLERSTSGAGPVRAHTVRELKRLDAGGWFGATFAGQRLQTLQEVLERFRGRTRFWIELRGGSALYPGIEERVVGLLEVYDVLDAALVQCFDRAALGIMRALSREVRLGLRVGHRPLDRAADLTPGLDAVCASVAILGEDDAAAIRTAGRACHVWTVNEPALMERLVGWTVDGIITGRPDLLRACLARSGRAG
- a CDS encoding lysophospholipid acyltransferase family protein; this translates as MHTPLLDVFRPAVWLSARLYFRIRFEGVANIPKHGPLLITPNHVTFADPPLVSIPIRRPVHYMAWDRLFEIRGLAWLIRRLRAFPVDIESSDPKATRAAVRLLDAGQVVMIFPEAGRSLDGRLQRFKLGAFRLACARGVPVLPVTILGGHESWPPGRALPRPGRLTIVYHPVAAPPANGGDLRHAARQLADRVREAVASRLPSSLIPPAAADGRG
- a CDS encoding GNAT family N-acetyltransferase — encoded protein: MSGGATRRWHYRRVVVMERMLTGDLPLPPARLPVRVAPLATDELSSLALLRPELTNDTFRQRLARGHRCFAAWHEGRIVHAGWAAPRAAWIEFLDYALPLAEGEVYQYDSYTAPAARGMGVAALRVAWMARHYQGEGAKRLIAVVWPGSPGAFRPLEKAGYRRRGSIHVLRLGPWRRVLHTRSRSRQ
- a CDS encoding glycosyltransferase, translating into MTAAPAFSVIVPTYRRPHRLAACLRALAALDYPRDRFEVIVVDDGGGASLDGRPAGLDVTLHAQPHAGPAVARNAGAARARGEYLAFTDDDCAPDADWLRGLAEHAAAGADQLIGGYTVNALADNPYSSATQLLIDYLYEWQAGRDSDEGFFASNNLAAPAALFRARGGFDTSFPLAAGEDRELCYRWVRSGGRLVYAARAVVRHAHHLTLRTFWRQHVNYGRGAQRFHRRRVGSRGAGKPATFYTNLITFPLTRARGSRRLTLTALLALTQLATATGYWRERLRV